The window GAAGAGGGTAAACTACTATTTTCACTACTTAATCGAATAGGAGAATGTCAGTACAATTGTGAAGTGAGTATAGAAACTTTGAGAGATATATTTTAATATTATATTTGAGCTAACAAAATTAATTGATGCAATCAGCAAAAGAGTATTTATTACAAGAGGGTTTAGATCAATATATAGATTTAGACCAAAACTCTGACTTCAAAGAAGGTGTTTTTGATGCCGTTAGTGGCAACCTTAAAACACCCTTCCCACCTGTTTTAGAAGATTTAGCTAGATTACACCGCTTAATAAGAGAACGTAAATCATTTACCGTTTTAGAGTTTGGTCTAGGTCTTTCTACCATAGTTATGGCTGACGCATTGAGCAAGAACAAAGCCGAATATATGGCATTGGAAAATCCGCCAGAAATTAGAAATCGTTTTATGTTCGAACTCTATGCCGTAGATTCAGATAAAAAATGGATAGAACATACCCAAAGTGATTTTCCTCAACACCTTAAAGAGTTTGTACACTTTCATTTTTCGGAAGTGCATATCGGGACATTCAACGACAGACTATGTCATTATTACGATTCTATTCCTAATATAATTCCAGACTTTATATACTTAGATGGCCCAAATCCAAAAGATGTTCAAGGAGAAGTCCATGGTCTAAACTTTCAAATTGATGAACGTACAGTCATGTCTGCTGATTTATTACGAATGGAACCTACCTTTTTGCCCGGCACTTTTATTCTTGTCGATGGCAGAACGAATAATGTTCGTTTTCTTGCTAACAACTTCCAAAGAGATTATAAAATGACTTGGGATAAAAAAGGAGATGTAAGCACATTTGAATTAACGGAAGAACGTCTAGGCAAATACAATGTCTTAGGCTCTGATTTTTACTAAACATATGGACTATCGCATTTCTCATGCAAGTAAAAAAATAGATGCTGAAATTAACCTTCCATTCTCTAAAAGCATAAGCAACAGAGCGTTAATCATAAAAGCCTTATGCCATAGTAGTTTTGAAATAAATCAACTTTCAAAGTCTAGCGATACTCTTTCTTTACAAAATGCCTTGCAGAATACATCAGGCACAATAGATATTGGCGATGCCGGTACAAGTATGCGTTTTTTAACGGCCTATGCAGCGACAAAAAAAGGCACGACTATTTTGACAGGTAGTGATAGAATACAATTAAGACCAATAAAAGAATTAGTGAGCGCTCTACAAACCTTAGGGGCAGAAATTGAATATCTAGGAAATGAAGGCTATCCTCCACTAAAAATTAAAGGAAATAAACTAATTGGAGGTGAAGTAAGTCTATCTGCAAACATAAGTAGTCAATATATTTCGGCCCTGTTATTGATTGCTCCCACACTAGAGAAAGGACTAATCATTACTATTGAAAATGAAATACTATCTAGACCATATATCCAAATGACTCTAGATATGATGAAATATTTTGGGGTACACTCGAGCTGGAAAAACGGTAAAATAATAATAAAACCACAACACTATACTCCAAAGAATTTGACAGTTGAAGCTGACTGGAGTGCTTTAGCTTTCATATTAGAGGTTATTGCATTATCGGATAGTGCTAAAGTTATTGTTAACGGTCTTTCAAAAGATAGTTGGCAAGGCGACATCTATGTACTTGAACTGTTTAAAAAACTTGGGCTAAGTTTTGAATTTAAACAGAAAAAACTACATATCGTCAAAGAAGAAACCATAACAGAAAATAATTTTGACACAAACCTATTAGATACACCAGACCTAGCTCAGGCTTATTGCTGTACACTCTCAGGACTATCAAAATCAGCAGAAATAACAGGCTTAAACAATTTAAAACTCAAAGAAAGTCATCGATTAAAAGCCTTGCAGTCAGAGCTTAAAAAGATAGGACAACGCTCCGAATACAATGAAAATAGCATAAAGCTCTATGCTTCAGAGCTACATCCTCCTACTTCCATTTTTGAAAGTCATAAGGACCATAGAATGGCCATGTGTCTTGCTCCTCTTGCTATGCTTTTCGACATAACAATTAAAGATATAGAAGTAGTGAATAAATCTTACCCACAATTTTGGGAAGATATGCAAAGCTTAGGATTTATAATATCACCTCTAGCTCACTCAAACAATTGATTTCGTGAGTAATACCTGAACTGGAGTGCTTTTCTTTGAATGGATTGAAATACACTTGTGCCATTCCAATATCTTTAGCTCCAAGAATATCAGCATGTAAATCATCACCAATCATTAAACTGTCTGATGGCTTAGCAAATGCTTTTAAAAGAGAAAATTTGAAGATCTCAGTACTAGGCTTTTTAAAACCGACTTGTTCAGAAGTAATAATCTGCTCGAAATAATCTATGAGATTACAATTCTCTAATTTTTTATACTGCACTTCCTCAAAACCATTGGTTATAATATGCAAATAATATCGGTCTTTAAGATAATTTAAGGTAGAATGAACAAATGGAAATAGATTCGTTTTCTTTGGACAATACTCTACATAATCATGGCCTAGATCAGCGGCTAACTTTTTATCATTTAAACCAAATTCTGCTAATGTAATTCTGAAGCGTTCGTCTCTAAGTTTATCTTTTTCGATCTTATTTTCACGATACAAATCCCAAAGCTTTTCATTATGAAACTTATACCGTTCAATAAAATGATTACTATCTGTAATTCCTTTAGTAATTAAATCATAGTTCTGGTACAATTCGGTCAATACTTCATGAGAGTTTCTTTCAAAATCCCAAAGCGTTCTATCAAGGTCAAAGAAAATATGAGTATACATGTTAAATCCAAATGAGTGTCAATAAAAAAGACCATCCCAATACAGAGGCGAATAATATTGGTAATGTTTTTTTCTTATTAGGAAAAAAGTGAAGGGCAATAAAAGTGCCAATAGGAATAGATAAAAATACAGGCGTTAAGAATGCAATGCCAAAAAGCCCATATTTTCGAGCCGTTTTAAGAGCAATGGTTCTCCTTAAACCTTTATTTTTTACGTTATAATTAAATGGGTAAATTCTGTAATATAATTTCAAAACTGCTTTTCTAAACTTTGCAAAGACAATAATACCAACAATACCACCTAAGCAACTTAATAGAAATGTCTCCCAAAAAGTAAAGTCGTATTGAGCAGCTAAAGGAATAGCAAGAAAAAACTTGACACAACCAAGTAATAAGACAGAAACAGCTTGAATAATTTGCATTTAACTAATATATATTAGATTGGTACATAGACAAAATGATAAAATATAATTACTTACACGTTCAACTTGAAAATAACATATTCCTTTTAACGCAAACTTCGACATTTTATTACATAACTTTCATGATCTTTGTCATAAAATCTAGCGTAATTTTGAATGATAAAAATCTTAAGAAATAGAAATATTGAGTTAAATTAGTGGAAATATTTTTTAAATGAAAAAACTCATAATTTCATCACTCTTAATAATCTCTGCAATAACGACAAATGGACAGGCCAACAATGAGCATTTGAATCTTAATAAAAAGCAAATTGCCGTAGATGGATACGATTTGGTTTCTTATTTTCTAAATAATGATACCGAGACAGGCAAAAAAGAATTTAAATACACTTACAAAGAAGCTAATTATTATTTCTCCTCTGAAAATCATTTAAAAATTTTTAAAATAAGCCCTACAAAGTATCTTCCTAAATTCGGAGGTTGGTGCGCTTACACCATGGCGAAAAGTGGCGAAAAAGAACGAGTAGATCCAAAAAGCTTTTTAATAATTGATGATAGGCTATATTTATTTTACGAATATTTCTTCAATGACAAGAAAGAGAAATGGCTTGAGAGCGAAAAGGATTTAAGGCAACAGGCCGAACAGAATTGGAGAAAAATAAATCAGTGATTTAAGCTCTTCACACCTGCATAATTCAATATTCTATCCCATACACTCTGATAAATGGTAAAATAGCTAGTTGGCACAGCTCCAAACCCTTGGTTACGTTGGGCTACTCCTTTTAAATTAGAACCTTCAAAATCAAAAACATAACCTCTAAACTTTTCGAGTGAGAATATGTAATCCAATAGGAAAAAGTAGGCTAACTTGTTTTTACCTTCTTCATCAGAATATGAACTCAACAGAAACAATCTTTTATTGTCATTTATTAAAAAGATTGAACAACAATTTCCCTCATCTCCCCTAACTGAAAAAATTTCTCCTTTACCAAGTGCTACCGATTCTTTGATGATTTTTAACTCTAAATTAAACTGATTAGTTGTCATGAAATCAGACGCTAAATGAAGTTTTTTAACATGAAACATTTCAACTGTGTCAGGTTCAGTAGCTATTGATAATCCATACTTATTGGCACGTCTCAAATTTTTTAGATGACTTTTTGAATAGTTAATTCTCAATTCATCAATAGTTTTTTCTAGTGATAAAAGGTAATTAACATTTTTTTTCTTAACAAAACATGAAGTAGAATTATGAGCATTAAGGTTGATATTAAAGCGCAAAAAATCTTTAGGAATAGCTAATATAAAATCGTCAACAGAATACTCTTCTTGTGTATAAAAAACCCCTAATTGCTGACACAAAAACGGTTGATAGATGTACTTTATCCCCCACTTTTTTCTTCTAGGCAAAGGCATGACCACCTCATAGTCATTAAGAACGAGGGCATCCCATTGTTCACAAACAATATCCAAGTACCAAGATTTAGCATAAAAAGTGCCATTGATAGACTCTTTAATACATTTGTCCCATTTTTTATAGTCGAGATTATTATATGTTATATAATGAATCACTTTTTAATGTATTGCAGCATTTGCTCATAGAGGTGAATCCAGCCCTTCCACTCTTTATAATCACTCCAGGTTTCATTGTGCCATAAAGAAATGAAATGACCATCTACACTTTTGACTTCGTCAACGATTAATTGAATGTCTTTCAAAGCTTCATCTGGACTTGACTTCAAATAATATTTAAATGTGGCATCCATAACAGCAAAAGGATGAACCTTCAGTTTAGTAGCAGACTCTATCTCTAAATCATAAAAATGAAAGGGAGTGCAAATACTAGCTCTAAAACCTAAATGAGCGGCATAACCCATAGTGTAATCGTCAGTAATGGATAATTCCAATAGGTTTCTATATGTTTTAGGGATTTCCAATTTTAAAAAATGTTGTCTTGATAACTTCACCTCTTTTTTAAGAACATTCTCTAAACGCTTTTTTTCCATTGAAAGTGTATCAAAACTTTTATTGGAGGCAAAAGAAGGGTGAATTCCTATCTTGGCATGATCACTCAAGTGTTTGATCAACAATTGAAACTTTCTACTATGAACAGAACAATTTTTATCATTAAGTCCATAATCGGCAAGTAAGACGAAATAGACTACATCCACACCATACTTTTCATTTAATGCTAGCTGGTATTCAAAGGTATCATATGGGTCTGGCAAATGACCTAACAAAACATCTTTACGTTCATTTATTGAAACTTTATCCATTTGTATAGCCGAACGAATAAATGAAGCTGCAGTTCTGACAAAACCTTTTTCTAAAAAATAATATGCGTTATCAATATCAATAGTGGACTGATATGTAAATTTATTTTCTGGAAATTCTAATGTTGGA is drawn from Flavobacteriales bacterium and contains these coding sequences:
- a CDS encoding 3-phosphoshikimate 1-carboxyvinyltransferase, translated to MDYRISHASKKIDAEINLPFSKSISNRALIIKALCHSSFEINQLSKSSDTLSLQNALQNTSGTIDIGDAGTSMRFLTAYAATKKGTTILTGSDRIQLRPIKELVSALQTLGAEIEYLGNEGYPPLKIKGNKLIGGEVSLSANISSQYISALLLIAPTLEKGLIITIENEILSRPYIQMTLDMMKYFGVHSSWKNGKIIIKPQHYTPKNLTVEADWSALAFILEVIALSDSAKVIVNGLSKDSWQGDIYVLELFKKLGLSFEFKQKKLHIVKEETITENNFDTNLLDTPDLAQAYCCTLSGLSKSAEITGLNNLKLKESHRLKALQSELKKIGQRSEYNENSIKLYASELHPPTSIFESHKDHRMAMCLAPLAMLFDITIKDIEVVNKSYPQFWEDMQSLGFIISPLAHSNN
- a CDS encoding YjjG family noncanonical pyrimidine nucleotidase — translated: MYTHIFFDLDRTLWDFERNSHEVLTELYQNYDLITKGITDSNHFIERYKFHNEKLWDLYRENKIEKDKLRDERFRITLAEFGLNDKKLAADLGHDYVEYCPKKTNLFPFVHSTLNYLKDRYYLHIITNGFEEVQYKKLENCNLIDYFEQIITSEQVGFKKPSTEIFKFSLLKAFAKPSDSLMIGDDLHADILGAKDIGMAQVYFNPFKEKHSSSGITHEINCLSELEVIL
- a CDS encoding small multi-drug export protein, whose translation is MQIIQAVSVLLLGCVKFFLAIPLAAQYDFTFWETFLLSCLGGIVGIIVFAKFRKAVLKLYYRIYPFNYNVKNKGLRRTIALKTARKYGLFGIAFLTPVFLSIPIGTFIALHFFPNKKKTLPILFASVLGWSFLLTLIWI
- a CDS encoding YHS domain-containing (seleno)protein, which translates into the protein MKKLIISSLLIISAITTNGQANNEHLNLNKKQIAVDGYDLVSYFLNNDTETGKKEFKYTYKEANYYFSSENHLKIFKISPTKYLPKFGGWCAYTMAKSGEKERVDPKSFLIIDDRLYLFYEYFFNDKKEKWLESEKDLRQQAEQNWRKINQ
- a CDS encoding polysaccharide deacetylase family protein, with amino-acid sequence MLIYTPKITSRIQYSFQLIFGTVWNSKYEITDDIDYFLSYSDIKLNYSNKRLANECFLKSYGLLSEKGISDQEIIFEKWNELPTFFHVKDSILPFDIFSASFYLVSRYEEYLPHIKDHYERFTAKESLAFKNGFLHRPLINLWLKEFKKCLLSYFPTLEFPENKFTYQSTIDIDNAYYFLEKGFVRTAASFIRSAIQMDKVSINERKDVLLGHLPDPYDTFEYQLALNEKYGVDVVYFVLLADYGLNDKNCSVHSRKFQLLIKHLSDHAKIGIHPSFASNKSFDTLSMEKKRLENVLKKEVKLSRQHFLKLEIPKTYRNLLELSITDDYTMGYAAHLGFRASICTPFHFYDLEIESATKLKVHPFAVMDATFKYYLKSSPDEALKDIQLIVDEVKSVDGHFISLWHNETWSDYKEWKGWIHLYEQMLQYIKK